One genomic region from Cyanobium usitatum str. Tous encodes:
- a CDS encoding NAD(P)H-hydrate dehydratase, whose translation MGEPSAVAPWPERNGRHLLVNSAQMAALEEQLFASGLPVEALMEKAALAVSRLLLEQHGERLARHGALVLVGPGHNGGDGLVIARELHLAGISTAIWSPFERHKPLSAAHLRHALWLGIPRLEASPDPSSAALWIDALLGSGQRRAPGEAIEALLRQRQRQRPGALVAIDVPTGLCADSGQATGSYTAQAISTYAIGLIKTGLVQDGALEAVGGLHWVDLGLPPSLLLQLPISVPLALGERDLAARPKPKFNPAASKYQRGRLLVVAGSDSYRGAASLALAGASSSGCGSLRAALPEALASSIWQQHPQVVLSLDPPAELDPQRLDALLVGPGLGEANCWPNPPSWNELLSWQGLLVLDADGLNHLAGPVSQGLGLQASQWLQQRQGPTWITPHPGEFARLFPELAGSTALEAAGQAASSSGACVLLKGARSIVAAPDGRRWQLLEASPGSARTGLGDVLAGYAAGIGAMALAASGNADAAWLAAAALAHAQAGRRGEKAENGFTPMQVAENLAQLC comes from the coding sequence TTGGGAGAGCCTTCCGCCGTAGCCCCTTGGCCGGAGCGCAATGGCCGCCACCTGCTGGTCAACAGCGCCCAGATGGCCGCGCTGGAAGAGCAACTTTTCGCCAGCGGCCTGCCGGTGGAAGCCCTGATGGAGAAGGCCGCCCTGGCGGTGAGTCGGCTGCTGCTGGAGCAACACGGCGAGCGGCTGGCGCGCCATGGGGCGCTGGTGCTGGTGGGGCCAGGCCACAACGGCGGCGATGGGCTGGTGATCGCCCGGGAACTGCACCTGGCCGGCATCTCAACGGCCATCTGGAGCCCGTTTGAGCGCCACAAGCCGCTCAGCGCCGCCCACCTGCGCCACGCCCTGTGGCTTGGCATTCCCCGGCTGGAGGCCAGCCCCGATCCCAGCAGTGCCGCCCTCTGGATCGATGCCTTGCTGGGCAGCGGCCAGCGGCGGGCGCCTGGAGAGGCGATCGAAGCCCTGCTGCGGCAGCGCCAGCGCCAGCGGCCTGGTGCGCTGGTGGCGATTGATGTGCCCACGGGCCTCTGCGCCGACAGCGGCCAAGCCACCGGCTCATACACGGCCCAGGCCATCAGCACCTATGCAATCGGCCTCATCAAGACCGGCCTGGTTCAAGACGGGGCCCTAGAGGCTGTGGGGGGGCTGCACTGGGTAGATCTGGGCCTACCGCCATCGCTGCTGCTGCAGCTTCCTATAAGCGTGCCCCTGGCTCTGGGGGAGCGAGACCTGGCGGCACGACCCAAACCCAAATTCAACCCGGCGGCATCGAAATATCAGCGCGGCCGGCTGCTGGTGGTGGCGGGCAGCGATAGCTATCGGGGGGCCGCCAGCCTGGCCCTGGCCGGCGCCAGCAGCAGCGGCTGCGGCAGCCTGCGGGCCGCCCTGCCCGAGGCCCTGGCCAGCAGCATCTGGCAGCAGCACCCACAAGTGGTGCTGAGCCTCGATCCCCCAGCCGAACTCGATCCCCAGCGGCTGGATGCCCTGCTGGTCGGGCCCGGCCTGGGGGAGGCCAACTGCTGGCCCAATCCGCCAAGCTGGAATGAGCTACTGAGCTGGCAGGGGCTGCTGGTGCTGGATGCAGATGGCCTCAACCACCTAGCGGGGCCGGTGAGCCAAGGGCTGGGTCTGCAGGCAAGCCAGTGGCTCCAGCAGCGTCAGGGGCCCACCTGGATCACCCCCCATCCCGGCGAATTTGCCCGCCTTTTCCCCGAGCTAGCTGGCAGCACCGCCCTGGAGGCAGCCGGCCAGGCGGCCAGCAGCAGTGGGGCCTGCGTGCTGCTCAAAGGGGCCCGCAGCATCGTGGCAGCCCCCGATGGCCGCCGCTGGCAACTGCTTGAAGCCAGCCCCGGCAGTGCCAGAACAGGACTCGGAGACGTACTGGCTGGCTACGCCGCCGGCATAGGAGCTATGGCCCTAGCCGCCAGCGGCAACGCCGACGCCGCCTGGCTCGCCGCCGCAGCACTGGCCCACGCCCAGGCTGGGCGACGGGGGGAAAAGGCCGAGAACGGTTTCACACCAATGCAGGTGGCAGAAAATCTGGCTCAGCTGTGTTGA
- the mnmA gene encoding tRNA 2-thiouridine(34) synthase MnmA, giving the protein MMGVLPPAVCPLPAPVASSAFVPPASTPAGQAALERLRAWPGEHRVAVGLSGGVDSSLTAALLVEAGWQVEGLTLWLMSGKGACCAEGLVDAAGICEQLGVPHHVVDFREHFQAQIVDFLVQGYQAGVTPLPCSRCNREVKFGPMLQWAESERSIGRLATGHYARVRHGANSDNGRHQLLRGLDGQKDQSYFLYDLPQEALGRLVFPLGELTKADTRLEAERHGLRTAQKPESQDLCLADHHGSMKAFLDAYLPPRQGQIVLTDGTVVGEHDGIEHFTIGQRKGLGVAWSEPLHVVRLDGAMNQVVVAPRAGAARGEALVGAVNWVSIEPPTGPMELEVQVRYRSAPEPARLIPLPANDADRAALRPHRVRLEFAEEQFSITPGQAAVFYAGEVLLGGGLIQS; this is encoded by the coding sequence ATGATGGGAGTACTCCCGCCAGCTGTCTGCCCTTTGCCTGCTCCAGTGGCTTCTTCCGCTTTTGTGCCGCCTGCCTCTACGCCCGCTGGCCAGGCCGCTTTAGAGCGGCTGCGGGCCTGGCCCGGGGAGCATCGCGTTGCGGTGGGCCTCTCAGGCGGCGTTGACAGCTCCTTGACGGCTGCCCTGCTGGTGGAAGCGGGCTGGCAGGTGGAGGGCCTCACCTTGTGGCTGATGAGTGGCAAGGGTGCCTGCTGCGCCGAGGGCCTGGTGGATGCCGCCGGCATCTGCGAGCAACTCGGCGTGCCCCACCACGTGGTGGATTTTCGCGAGCACTTCCAGGCCCAGATCGTTGATTTTCTGGTGCAGGGTTATCAGGCCGGCGTGACCCCACTGCCCTGCTCTCGCTGCAATCGGGAGGTGAAATTTGGGCCGATGCTCCAGTGGGCTGAAAGCGAGCGGAGCATCGGCCGGCTCGCCACGGGCCATTACGCCCGGGTGCGCCATGGCGCTAACAGCGACAACGGCCGTCACCAGCTGTTGCGCGGCTTAGATGGCCAGAAGGATCAGAGCTACTTCCTCTACGACCTCCCCCAGGAGGCCCTGGGCCGGTTGGTGTTTCCCCTCGGCGAGCTCACCAAGGCCGACACCCGGCTGGAGGCGGAGCGCCATGGCCTGCGCACGGCCCAGAAGCCCGAGAGCCAGGACCTCTGCCTGGCCGACCACCACGGCTCGATGAAGGCCTTTCTCGATGCCTACCTGCCGCCGCGCCAGGGTCAGATCGTGCTTACCGATGGCACGGTGGTGGGCGAGCACGACGGCATTGAGCATTTCACGATCGGCCAGCGCAAGGGCCTGGGGGTGGCCTGGAGCGAGCCGCTGCATGTGGTGCGCCTCGATGGCGCCATGAACCAGGTGGTGGTGGCTCCCCGCGCTGGTGCGGCCCGGGGCGAAGCGTTGGTGGGGGCGGTGAATTGGGTGTCGATCGAGCCACCTACGGGGCCGATGGAGCTGGAGGTGCAGGTGCGCTACCGCAGTGCACCCGAGCCGGCCCGGCTGATTCCCTTGCCCGCCAACGACGCCGATAGGGCAGCCCTGCGGCCCCACCGGGTGCGGTTGGAGTTTGCCGAGGAGCAGTTTTCGATCACGCCTGGTCAGGCGGCGGTGTTCTACGCCGGTGAGGTGCTGCTCGGTGGAGGCCTGATTCAGTCCTGA
- a CDS encoding 2Fe-2S iron-sulfur cluster-binding protein, producing the protein MAASTTSIHWPNGQTSSCNVGCDWLVAAQAAGFLIPTGCLGGSCGACEIEVNGQVVRACIATVPASRSGSLTVELASDPYW; encoded by the coding sequence ATGGCCGCCTCCACCACCAGCATCCACTGGCCCAACGGCCAAACCAGCAGCTGCAACGTTGGTTGTGACTGGCTGGTGGCAGCCCAGGCCGCAGGCTTTCTGATCCCCACCGGCTGCCTGGGCGGCAGTTGCGGCGCCTGCGAAATCGAAGTCAACGGCCAGGTGGTGCGGGCCTGCATCGCCACGGTGCCCGCCAGCCGCTCGGGCTCGCTAACGGTGGAGCTAGCCAGCGACCCCTACTGGTGA
- a CDS encoding cobyric acid synthase, producing MVLGTSSGAGKSLMTAALCRVLRRRGETPLPFKGQNMSNNAWVDQVGGEMAYSQALQAWAAGLEPHHSMNPVLLKPQGDSTSELIHLGQSVGLARAEHYYRDWFRPGWAAIRAGLSELQAAHPGGRLVLEGAGSPVEVNLQSRDLTNLRLAQFLRARCILVADIERGGVFAQLVGTLALLRPVERPLIRGLLINRFRGRRELFDEGRRWLEAHTGIPVLGVMPWLDELFPPEDSLDLLERRGRKSGAELEIAVLRLPSLSNFSDLDPLEAEPSVQLRWLAPGEPLGSPDAVIVPGSKQTLRDLAALQRAGLGQELRSYVAGGGQVFGICGGLQLLGRELLDPQGLEGGDGAAGEVVAGLDLLPLRTCFGGRKALRQRQSTARWPGEGLNLEGFELHRGLSSPIETTGPLQPLASDPDLGHWCSFGEAGGLVAGTYLHGVFESGPWRRRWLNQLRQRRGLAALPENPPHHSRQRDALLERLADAFEAHVNLEPLLSP from the coding sequence ATGGTGCTGGGCACCAGTAGCGGGGCTGGCAAGTCGCTGATGACCGCTGCCCTCTGCCGGGTGCTGCGCCGCCGCGGCGAGACGCCCCTGCCCTTCAAGGGGCAGAACATGAGCAACAACGCCTGGGTGGACCAGGTGGGCGGTGAAATGGCCTACTCCCAGGCGCTGCAGGCCTGGGCCGCCGGCCTGGAGCCCCACCACAGCATGAATCCGGTGCTGCTCAAGCCCCAGGGCGACTCCACCAGCGAGCTGATCCATCTGGGCCAGTCGGTGGGGCTGGCCCGCGCCGAGCACTACTACCGCGACTGGTTCCGGCCGGGCTGGGCGGCTATTCGCGCCGGCCTGAGCGAGCTGCAGGCGGCCCATCCGGGGGGGCGCCTGGTGCTGGAGGGGGCGGGCAGCCCGGTGGAGGTAAACCTGCAATCACGGGACCTCACAAATTTGCGTTTAGCCCAATTTCTGCGGGCCCGTTGCATCCTTGTGGCCGACATCGAGCGCGGTGGTGTGTTTGCCCAATTGGTGGGCACCTTGGCACTGCTGCGGCCGGTGGAGCGACCCCTGATCCGCGGCCTGCTGATCAACCGCTTCCGCGGCCGGCGTGAGCTGTTTGACGAGGGGCGCCGCTGGTTGGAGGCCCACACCGGCATCCCCGTGCTGGGGGTGATGCCCTGGCTCGACGAGCTATTTCCGCCAGAAGACTCCCTCGATCTACTGGAGCGCCGCGGCCGCAAAAGCGGCGCCGAGCTGGAGATCGCCGTGCTGCGCCTGCCATCGCTGAGCAATTTCTCCGATCTCGACCCCCTCGAAGCCGAACCCAGCGTCCAGCTGCGCTGGCTGGCGCCGGGGGAGCCGCTGGGAAGCCCCGATGCGGTGATCGTGCCGGGCAGCAAGCAGACCCTGCGGGATCTGGCGGCCCTGCAGCGAGCTGGGCTGGGGCAGGAGCTGCGCAGCTACGTCGCCGGCGGGGGGCAGGTGTTTGGGATTTGCGGCGGCCTGCAGCTACTGGGCCGGGAGCTACTGGATCCGCAGGGCCTGGAGGGCGGCGATGGCGCCGCCGGGGAGGTGGTGGCCGGTCTGGATCTGCTGCCGCTACGCACCTGCTTCGGCGGCCGCAAGGCCCTGCGCCAGCGCCAAAGCACGGCCCGCTGGCCCGGCGAGGGCTTGAACCTGGAGGGATTCGAGCTGCATCGCGGCCTCAGCAGCCCCATCGAAACCACCGGCCCCCTGCAGCCCCTCGCCAGCGATCCAGACCTGGGCCATTGGTGCAGCTTTGGCGAAGCGGGCGGCCTGGTGGCTGGCACCTACCTGCATGGGGTGTTCGAGAGCGGTCCCTGGCGGCGCCGTTGGCTCAACCAACTTCGCCAGCGTCGCGGCCTGGCTGCCCTGCCGGAGAACCCGCCCCACCACAGCCGGCAGCGAGACGCCCTGCTAGAGCGACTCGCCGATGCCTTTGAGGCCCACGTGAACCTCGAACCCCTGCTGAGCCCCTAA
- a CDS encoding type II toxin-antitoxin system death-on-curing family toxin, whose translation MPDIAVKAIHHQQTLEHGGLRGVRSETALASALARPRQRWVYGELTTIPQLAAAYAEALVRAHPFSDGNKRSGFLVAVVFLGLNSFGFQASNESVVVTIQRLAAGELPWSELERWFADHSRANE comes from the coding sequence GTGCCTGACATAGCGGTGAAAGCCATCCACCACCAGCAGACCCTGGAGCATGGTGGACTTCGGGGCGTTCGCAGCGAGACCGCTCTGGCATCTGCCCTGGCCAGGCCCAGGCAGCGCTGGGTCTACGGAGAGCTGACCACAATCCCCCAACTGGCCGCTGCCTACGCCGAGGCTCTTGTGCGCGCCCACCCCTTCAGCGATGGGAACAAACGGAGTGGGTTTCTCGTGGCCGTTGTGTTCCTGGGCCTAAATAGCTTCGGCTTTCAAGCCAGCAATGAGAGTGTTGTTGTGACGATTCAACGGCTTGCGGCAGGCGAACTTCCCTGGTCGGAATTGGAACGGTGGTTTGCAGACCACAGCCGGGCCAACGAATGA
- a CDS encoding AbrB/MazE/SpoVT family DNA-binding domain-containing protein has translation MARRFHLAPGDRVQAIETEHGILLSPFDPTVQEALALATDAARQFQPALRELAH, from the coding sequence ATGGCCCGCCGGTTTCACCTGGCTCCGGGAGATCGCGTGCAGGCAATCGAAACAGAGCACGGCATCCTGCTCTCCCCCTTCGATCCCACCGTGCAGGAAGCGCTGGCACTCGCAACAGATGCGGCGCGCCAGTTCCAACCAGCCCTGCGTGAATTGGCCCATTGA
- a CDS encoding Npun_F0494 family protein: MQHREAAAIDPLLQNKRSLSRASQAMRCLPFRRAFYVEVNDRALSGSELCRRNDLQSLCQGAASADRVEAHWIWLIQLGVLRREVDGQGLTERVRLTPMGREVLAQWPGEIPGASGPVRLQHWLRRHRPRL; this comes from the coding sequence ATGCAACACCGGGAAGCCGCCGCTATCGACCCCCTGCTTCAAAACAAACGCTCCCTGTCCAGGGCCAGCCAGGCAATGCGCTGCCTGCCATTTAGGCGGGCGTTTTACGTGGAGGTGAACGATCGGGCTCTCAGCGGCAGCGAGCTCTGCCGCCGGAACGACCTCCAGAGCCTTTGCCAGGGAGCAGCGAGTGCCGATCGAGTTGAAGCCCATTGGATCTGGCTGATCCAGCTCGGAGTGCTGCGACGCGAAGTGGACGGCCAGGGCCTCACCGAGCGGGTGCGGCTCACTCCCATGGGACGCGAAGTTTTGGCCCAGTGGCCTGGCGAGATTCCAGGCGCCAGCGGCCCCGTACGCCTGCAGCACTGGCTGCGCCGCCACCGGCCCAGACTGTGA
- a CDS encoding Maf family protein: MLVLASASPARRRLLEQAAIAHRVQVSGVDEDAIYHTDPAQLVQLLAKAKAQAVRDACTDASITAVLGCDSVLAFEGEVFGKPIDAAEAIARWQRMAGGWGELHTGHCLLAVGAARECPALDIHGHPTTERLATITTRVHFAPLTAAEIEAYVATGEPLQCAGGFALEGRGGALVERIEGCFSNVIGLSLPLIRLWMGRLTSQ, translated from the coding sequence ATGCTCGTGCTCGCCTCCGCCTCCCCCGCCCGCCGGCGCCTGCTGGAGCAGGCCGCCATTGCCCACCGCGTGCAGGTGAGTGGCGTGGATGAAGACGCGATCTACCACACCGATCCGGCCCAGTTGGTGCAGCTGCTGGCGAAGGCGAAGGCTCAGGCGGTGCGCGATGCCTGCACCGACGCCTCGATCACGGCGGTGTTGGGCTGCGATTCAGTGCTGGCCTTTGAAGGGGAGGTGTTCGGCAAGCCGATCGACGCTGCTGAAGCCATCGCCCGCTGGCAGCGGATGGCTGGTGGCTGGGGGGAGCTGCACACCGGGCACTGTTTGTTGGCGGTGGGTGCAGCGCGGGAGTGTCCAGCTCTGGATATCCATGGACATCCGACCACGGAACGCCTCGCGACCATCACCACCCGCGTGCACTTCGCGCCGCTCACCGCCGCAGAGATCGAGGCCTACGTGGCCACCGGTGAACCGCTGCAATGCGCTGGGGGCTTCGCTCTGGAGGGGCGCGGTGGTGCTTTGGTGGAGCGGATTGAGGGCTGTTTTTCGAATGTGATCGGCCTCAGCCTGCCGCTGATACGTTTATGGATGGGGAGGTTGACATCTCAATGA
- a CDS encoding AraC-like ligand-binding domain-containing protein, whose amino-acid sequence MTSSPACGFQPVVQSSNFEHWRDHLQQQLGECRVTCTAHDQETFQASIRVAHVGPLSLVELHGDGGGLELLRCQSADLAVLWIPEHGTTLEQQADQPDPLISSPGQGLWIAPAAELQGQTPKRSSGVSILLPRALLAVWSDQGGDTSLLDPFRTVRQPTVVALLRQARALIDAARLHPEWLDHSAGEFWRALVNHRDAVGSCALPPPSPDLTDRFLQLVQKKLKARPAHRLGLQAMALELHCSARTLQNHLRSDLDATPREIWTALQVQHRYPA is encoded by the coding sequence ATGACGTCCTCGCCAGCCTGTGGCTTCCAGCCCGTTGTGCAGAGCTCAAACTTTGAGCATTGGCGCGACCACTTGCAGCAGCAGCTTGGGGAGTGCCGTGTGACTTGCACGGCGCATGACCAGGAGACGTTTCAAGCCAGCATTCGTGTGGCACACGTCGGCCCACTCAGCTTGGTGGAGCTGCATGGTGATGGAGGTGGTTTGGAGCTGTTGCGCTGCCAAAGTGCGGATCTTGCTGTGCTTTGGATCCCGGAGCACGGCACCACGCTGGAGCAGCAGGCTGATCAGCCTGATCCACTGATCAGCAGTCCCGGTCAGGGCCTCTGGATTGCTCCAGCTGCAGAGCTGCAGGGCCAAACACCAAAGCGCTCCAGTGGGGTGTCGATCCTCCTCCCACGGGCGCTGTTGGCGGTCTGGTCCGACCAAGGTGGAGATACGAGCCTGCTGGATCCCTTCCGCACTGTGCGCCAGCCCACGGTGGTGGCCCTGCTGCGACAGGCCCGTGCCTTGATCGATGCGGCACGTTTGCATCCCGAATGGCTCGACCACAGCGCAGGAGAGTTCTGGCGGGCGTTGGTGAACCATCGCGATGCGGTGGGGAGTTGCGCGCTGCCACCGCCAAGCCCCGATCTCACCGATCGGTTTCTCCAACTTGTCCAAAAGAAGCTGAAAGCCAGGCCTGCACATCGCTTAGGATTGCAGGCCATGGCCTTGGAACTGCATTGCTCTGCACGAACCCTGCAGAACCATCTCCGATCCGATCTGGATGCCACACCACGTGAGATCTGGACGGCGCTTCAGGTGCAGCATCGCTACCCGGCGTGA
- a CDS encoding MlaD family protein: MSPTIPPNSLRERYVFLGSGLVLAVALVVGMAREQQWGTRWVLLHLVSSNAEGLRSGQDVRISGIPVGKVQALQLEPNAKVKVTLRVQERHADLIGPKSMASLGQEGVVGDHFVIISADPQATEPGAKFAARTLPYVQPVAINNLMRRLIDTQTELLATLKNTTRLTSHEIPATLRGINKLASTLDRETATTTPQLRQTLQQLRSTGSSAEQTSRQAQQLLQQSQPLLLSTLQDLERVASSSRKILQTVQQLLGLSDQTPKSSD; this comes from the coding sequence ATGAGCCCCACCATCCCCCCTAACAGCCTGCGCGAGCGCTATGTGTTTTTGGGTTCCGGCCTGGTGCTGGCGGTTGCCTTGGTGGTGGGGATGGCACGCGAACAGCAATGGGGCACACGCTGGGTGTTGTTGCATCTGGTGAGCAGCAATGCCGAAGGGCTGCGTTCCGGGCAGGACGTGCGCATTTCAGGCATCCCCGTGGGCAAGGTGCAGGCCCTACAGCTCGAACCCAACGCCAAGGTGAAAGTCACCCTGCGGGTGCAAGAACGGCATGCTGATCTGATTGGCCCCAAAAGCATGGCCAGCCTTGGCCAAGAAGGCGTTGTGGGTGATCACTTCGTGATCATCAGCGCGGATCCACAGGCCACTGAACCTGGCGCCAAATTCGCAGCGCGCACCTTGCCCTATGTGCAACCTGTGGCGATCAACAACCTGATGCGCCGCCTGATCGACACGCAAACCGAACTGCTGGCGACGCTCAAAAACACAACACGCCTCACCAGCCATGAGATCCCCGCCACCCTTCGCGGGATCAACAAGCTGGCCTCCACATTGGATCGGGAAACGGCAACCACCACACCTCAGCTGCGGCAGACATTGCAACAGCTGCGTTCAACCGGCAGCAGCGCCGAGCAAACCTCCCGCCAGGCTCAGCAACTCCTGCAGCAAAGCCAGCCCTTATTGCTCAGCACGCTGCAAGACCTCGAACGCGTGGCCAGCAGCAGCCGCAAGATTCTTCAAACCGTGCAGCAGCTGCTGGGGCTGAGTGATCAAACGCCTAAAAGCTCAGATTGA
- a CDS encoding YcgJ family protein has product MSRTTLLLAATLPLVISSGALAQPAGLTYPRPGVVCDSVGKTCYDSYGPSIGITSDVYGKKAANHLSKNLSQTSSRDFRLSTGQACSVAKRTCWNDGWGERNVAAGLTNQLFGSSTRPGQAQVSRDTGLCSLSRGSQRVYDGPCLLKQVSQGGQNRYEVQLQNGNTYTFQQVGGGFQTRDGFGGTWPVTFIDHGNTGIFRFGDYKLVATQENSNRNSSSNRDAAVGNALGNLLNSLFQ; this is encoded by the coding sequence ATGAGCAGAACAACCTTGCTACTCGCTGCAACCCTGCCACTAGTCATCAGCAGCGGAGCCCTGGCCCAACCTGCCGGCCTGACCTACCCGCGCCCCGGGGTGGTGTGCGATTCGGTTGGTAAAACCTGCTACGACAGCTACGGCCCCTCCATCGGGATCACCTCCGACGTTTACGGCAAGAAGGCCGCCAACCATCTCTCCAAAAACCTCAGCCAAACCAGCAGCCGCGACTTCCGCCTGAGCACTGGCCAGGCCTGCAGCGTGGCCAAGCGCACCTGCTGGAACGACGGATGGGGTGAACGCAACGTGGCAGCCGGACTCACCAATCAGCTGTTCGGCTCCAGCACCAGGCCCGGCCAGGCCCAGGTGAGCCGAGATACAGGGCTTTGCAGCCTCAGCCGCGGTAGCCAACGCGTCTACGACGGCCCCTGCCTACTCAAGCAGGTGAGCCAGGGCGGCCAGAACCGCTACGAGGTGCAACTTCAGAACGGCAACACCTACACCTTCCAGCAAGTGGGTGGGGGCTTCCAGACTCGTGATGGTTTCGGCGGCACCTGGCCGGTGACCTTCATCGACCACGGCAACACCGGTATCTTCCGCTTCGGCGACTACAAGCTGGTGGCCACCCAGGAGAATTCCAACCGCAACTCCAGCAGCAACCGCGATGCAGCTGTTGGCAATGCCCTCGGCAACCTGCTCAATTCTCTTTTCCAATAA